In the genome of Nitratireductor sp. GISD-1A_MAKvit, the window AAGGTCCCACCGACAAGATGTTCACCAATCCGGATGACAAGCGCACCCAGGATTACATCACCGGTCGCTTCGGCTGACGCACAGACAAGGAACCAGACCATGGGCGAGCACACAGTCAGCTCCTTCGATGAGGAACTCGGTGAAATCGACCGCCTCATCCGCGATATGGGCGATCTCTCCGGTGCGATGACCCGCGCCTCCACCAATGCGCTTTTGAATTCCGATACGGCGCTGGCGCAGCGGGTCATCTCCGACGACACGATCATGGACGCCAAACAGCGCGATCTCGACGAGCGCGCCATAACACTGATCGCCAAGCGCCAGCCGATGGCGCAGGATCTGCGCAGCGTCGTGGGCGCCATTCGCATGGCGGCGGATCTGGAGCGCATCGGCGATCTGGCAAAGAACATTGCAAAGCGTGTGAACGCGGTGGGTCAGAGCGCAACGCCGCGTTCGCTCGCTCACTCCATCGACGCCATGTCCGGCCTTGTGCTGCAGCAGGTCAATGCGGTGGTCGAGCACTATGTGGCGCGCAATGCGGAAGCGCTTATCCATCTTCGGGACGAGGATGAGAAAATCGACATCCAGTACACCTCGGTTTTCCGGGAATTGCTGACCTACATGATGGAAGATCCGCGCAACATCACGTCGTGCACGCATCTCCTTTTCTGCGCGAAAAATCTGGAGCGCATTGGCGACCACGTGACGAATATCGCCGAAAATGCCTATTATGTGGTGACGGGGTCCCAGCTGCCGGTCCAGAGGCCGAAGCTCGATGAAACACAGATGACGGTCGACGCCGACGCTTAGGCGACCGTCGCTTGCCCTAGGAGAATGCCTTCCATGATTGCCCCCAAGGTCA includes:
- the phoU gene encoding phosphate signaling complex protein PhoU, whose protein sequence is MGEHTVSSFDEELGEIDRLIRDMGDLSGAMTRASTNALLNSDTALAQRVISDDTIMDAKQRDLDERAITLIAKRQPMAQDLRSVVGAIRMAADLERIGDLAKNIAKRVNAVGQSATPRSLAHSIDAMSGLVLQQVNAVVEHYVARNAEALIHLRDEDEKIDIQYTSVFRELLTYMMEDPRNITSCTHLLFCAKNLERIGDHVTNIAENAYYVVTGSQLPVQRPKLDETQMTVDADA